In one Candidatus Desulfarcum epimagneticum genomic region, the following are encoded:
- a CDS encoding PD-(D/E)XK nuclease superfamily protein has translation MKELPVGISDFKKIMEEGLYFVDKSLFIKEILDKKIDAFLLPRPRRFGKTINLTMLRWFFEIAENRQEQNARRKLFSGLAIEQESAFEEHFAKYPVIYLTFKNISNKSFEAASIKIKSLIAEEFARHDYLLESDALSESEKKKFANIISEEAELAIYEDSLKKLTKRLHEYHGQKPLVLIDEYDTPIHSAFHYGYYDDCVNFFKGFLGAGLKDNTDIFKSVITGILRIARESIFSELNNLSVFSIVSQRFSGQFGLTQKEVEKILDGYDLKNRIKDVEKWYDGYIFGETKIYNPWSIVNFVSRVEEGFKPYWINTSSNELIKDLIKNSSQSVKSQLNDLLKDNPVIMEINENISFESIEYDEISVYSFLLFCGYLKAFDKERKNHKDYFKLLIPNFEVKQNFETIILKWIKQSSFENDKLQMMLHALVTGDVETFEYILSMFVLETLSYFDTAGRNVEKVYQAFILGMLVNLSNEYDVTSEKESGFGRYDVAVVPKDKSKLAIIMEFKTINEFKEETKDQALNSAMEQLNERRYETAILKQGVKNFKKLAVVFDGKRCWAKEGS, from the coding sequence ATGAAAGAACTGCCTGTAGGCATAAGCGATTTTAAAAAAATAATGGAAGAGGGTTTATATTTTGTGGATAAATCGCTGTTTATCAAAGAAATATTGGATAAAAAAATAGACGCGTTTTTATTGCCTCGTCCCAGAAGATTCGGAAAAACGATCAATCTTACAATGCTGCGCTGGTTTTTTGAAATAGCTGAAAACAGACAGGAGCAAAACGCCAGAAGAAAGTTGTTTTCAGGGCTTGCAATAGAACAGGAATCCGCATTCGAAGAACATTTTGCAAAATACCCGGTTATCTATCTGACTTTTAAAAATATAAGCAACAAAAGTTTTGAAGCGGCTTCCATAAAAATAAAAAGTTTGATAGCCGAGGAGTTCGCAAGACATGATTATCTGCTTGAATCGGACGCTTTAAGTGAATCTGAAAAGAAAAAGTTTGCAAATATAATATCCGAAGAAGCCGAACTGGCGATTTACGAAGACTCGTTGAAAAAATTAACAAAGCGCCTCCATGAATATCACGGACAAAAACCTCTTGTTTTGATAGATGAATATGACACGCCGATACATTCGGCTTTCCATTATGGATATTATGACGACTGTGTAAACTTTTTCAAAGGTTTTTTGGGAGCGGGGCTGAAAGACAACACCGACATATTCAAGAGCGTGATAACAGGAATACTGAGGATTGCCAGAGAATCTATTTTCAGCGAGTTGAACAACCTTTCCGTTTTTTCAATTGTGTCGCAGCGATTTTCCGGACAATTCGGTTTGACACAAAAAGAGGTGGAAAAGATATTAGATGGCTATGATTTAAAAAACAGAATCAAAGATGTGGAAAAATGGTATGACGGCTATATTTTCGGAGAGACTAAAATTTACAATCCATGGTCCATAGTCAATTTTGTTTCAAGAGTCGAAGAGGGATTCAAGCCATATTGGATAAACACGTCATCAAACGAGCTTATAAAAGATTTGATAAAAAATTCATCCCAAAGCGTTAAAAGCCAATTAAACGATTTATTGAAAGACAATCCGGTTATAATGGAAATCAATGAAAACATATCGTTTGAGAGTATAGAATATGACGAAATCAGCGTTTATTCGTTTTTGCTTTTTTGCGGATATTTAAAAGCTTTTGATAAAGAGCGAAAAAATCATAAGGATTATTTCAAACTTTTGATTCCGAATTTTGAAGTCAAACAGAATTTCGAAACCATAATTTTAAAATGGATAAAACAATCCAGCTTTGAAAACGATAAATTGCAAATGATGCTTCACGCTCTTGTCACAGGGGATGTGGAAACTTTCGAATATATTTTGAGCATGTTTGTTCTTGAAACACTCTCATATTTCGACACTGCCGGCAGGAATGTGGAAAAAGTATATCAGGCGTTTATTCTCGGAATGCTTGTGAATTTATCGAATGAATATGATGTGACCAGCGAGAAAGAATCCGGATTCGGCAGATATGATGTGGCTGTCGTCCCGAAAGACAAATCGAAACTTGCGATTATTATGGAATTTAAAACAATCAACGAATTCAAGGAAGAAACAAAAGACCAGGCGTTAAACAGCGCTATGGAACAACTGAATGAACGGCGATATGAAACCGCTATTTTAAAACAGGGTGTTAAGAATTTTAAAAAGCTTGCGGTTGTTTTTGATGGGAAAAGATGCTGGGCAAAAGAGGGGAGTTGA